One window of the Candidatus Chryseobacterium colombiense genome contains the following:
- the nusG gene encoding transcription termination/antitermination protein NusG: MSELKWYVLKAISGQENKVKNYIETEIKRLGFEQYVTQVVIPMEKVIQIRNGKKVPKERPYYPGYLMIEADLMGEIPHIIKNIPGVISFLSLTKGGDPVPMRKSEVNRMLGRMDELSEFASDVEIPYIVGENVKVIDGPFNGFNGTVEKILEDKKKIEVSVLIFGRKTPMELSYMQVEKV, translated from the coding sequence ATGAGCGAATTGAAATGGTATGTGCTGAAAGCAATCAGCGGACAGGAAAATAAAGTGAAAAACTATATTGAGACAGAAATCAAACGTTTAGGGTTTGAGCAGTATGTTACTCAAGTGGTTATTCCTATGGAAAAGGTTATTCAGATTAGAAACGGAAAAAAAGTTCCTAAAGAAAGACCCTACTATCCTGGATACTTAATGATTGAAGCTGACTTAATGGGGGAGATTCCTCACATTATTAAAAACATTCCTGGAGTTATTTCTTTCTTGAGTTTAACAAAAGGAGGAGATCCGGTTCCAATGAGAAAGTCTGAAGTTAACAGAATGCTTGGAAGAATGGATGAATTGTCAGAATTCGCAAGTGATGTTGAAATTCCTTATATAGTGGGTGAAAACGTTAAAGTAATTGACGGACCATTCAACGGATTCAACGGAACAGTAGAAAAAATCCTTGAAGATAAAAAGAAAATTGAAGTTTCAGTTCTTATCTTCGGTAGAAAAACTCCAATGGAACTTAGCTATATGCAGGTTGAAAAAGTATAA
- the secE gene encoding preprotein translocase subunit SecE — protein sequence MSSLIDFLKGSYNEFRHKVEWPKWADLQSSTIVVTIATVILALFTFGVDELFSKAISNIIGMLINLFN from the coding sequence ATGAGTTCATTAATCGATTTTTTAAAAGGTTCTTATAACGAATTCAGACATAAAGTTGAATGGCCGAAGTGGGCTGATCTGCAATCCTCTACAATTGTAGTGACTATTGCAACAGTTATTTTGGCACTATTTACTTTTGGAGTTGATGAATTGTTTTCTAAAGCAATCAGCAACATAATAGGAATGCTAATCAACTTGTTCAATTAA
- the tuf gene encoding elongation factor Tu yields the protein MAKETFNRNKPHLNIGTIGHVDHGKTTLTAAISAVLASKGLAEKKDFSAIDSAPEEKERGITINTAHIEYETEKRHYAHVDCPGHADYVKNMVTGAAQMDGAIVVCAATDGPMPQTREHILLCRQVNVPKIVVFMNKVDMVDDPELLELVEMELRDLLATYDFDGDNSPVIQGSALGALTAATNGDSEDKWFKTVEALMDAVDEWIDEPVRDTEKPFLMPIEDVFSITGRGTVATGRIEAGIINTGDPVDIVGMGDEKLTSTITGVEMFRKILDRGEAGDNVGLLLRGIEKTDIKRGMVIAKKDSVKPHKKFKASVYILSKEEGGRHTPFHNKYRPQFYVRTTDVTGEIFLPEGVEMVMPGDNLEITVELLQPIALNEGLRFAIREGGRTVGSGQVTEILD from the coding sequence ATGGCAAAGGAAACGTTTAATCGTAACAAACCACACTTGAACATTGGTACTATTGGTCACGTTGACCATGGTAAAACTACTCTTACAGCTGCTATTTCTGCTGTATTAGCTAGCAAAGGTCTTGCTGAGAAAAAAGACTTCTCTGCAATTGACTCTGCTCCAGAAGAAAAAGAAAGAGGTATTACTATCAATACTGCTCACATCGAATACGAAACTGAAAAAAGACACTATGCTCACGTTGACTGTCCAGGTCACGCGGATTATGTGAAGAACATGGTAACTGGTGCTGCTCAGATGGATGGAGCTATCGTAGTATGTGCTGCAACTGACGGACCAATGCCTCAAACTAGAGAACATATCCTACTTTGCCGTCAGGTAAACGTACCTAAGATCGTTGTTTTCATGAACAAAGTTGACATGGTGGATGATCCAGAATTGTTAGAGCTTGTTGAAATGGAACTTAGAGATCTATTAGCTACTTATGATTTCGACGGAGATAACTCTCCAGTGATTCAAGGTTCTGCTCTTGGTGCTCTTACTGCTGCAACTAACGGTGATTCAGAAGATAAGTGGTTCAAAACTGTTGAAGCTCTAATGGATGCTGTTGATGAGTGGATTGATGAGCCTGTAAGAGATACAGAAAAGCCATTCTTGATGCCAATCGAAGACGTATTCTCTATTACTGGTAGAGGTACTGTAGCAACTGGTAGAATTGAAGCAGGTATTATCAATACTGGTGATCCAGTTGATATCGTAGGTATGGGTGATGAAAAATTAACTTCTACAATTACAGGAGTTGAGATGTTCAGAAAAATCCTAGACAGAGGTGAAGCTGGTGATAACGTAGGTCTATTGTTGAGAGGTATTGAAAAAACTGACATCAAGAGAGGTATGGTTATCGCTAAGAAAGATTCTGTTAAGCCTCACAAAAAATTCAAGGCTTCAGTTTATATCCTTTCTAAAGAAGAAGGTGGACGTCACACTCCATTCCACAACAAATACCGTCCTCAGTTCTACGTAAGAACTACTGACGTTACAGGTGAGATCTTCTTGCCAGAAGGTGTAGAAATGGTAATGCCTGGTGATAACTTAGAGATCACTGTAGAATTGTTACAACCAATCGCTCTTAACGAGGGTCTTAGATTCGCGATCAGAGAAGGAGGTAGAACAGTTGGTTCAGGTCAGGTTACTGAAATTTTAGACTAA
- a CDS encoding DUF4394 domain-containing protein: MRKLLHLCTVLFSISILFSCNNSEDMMSPVEMSVQGPDLMAYGLTSSNELVSFNSNNPKVFISKTAVTGVIAGEKLMSIDFRPATGELYALSSASKLYVINTSNASARAVSTTAFSPTVSGTIASIDFNPTVDRIRLVSNTGQNLRLHPETGAVAATDMNINGGGTPSVAGIAYTNSKSGAASTVLYDIDMASGKLFKQDPPNNGTLVEVGSLGTTFTGQAAFDIKYDNSVALLALNNNLHVLDLNSGKATAVGMLQQQIIDLAIPTEPVAYAVDNSNNLQIFNPNNPMPVSKAITGLQSGENILGIDFRPVNGQLYALGSSSRLYIINLGTGAATAVGTSPFATLLAGTDFGFDFNPTVDKIRVVSNTGQNLRLDPVTGGITAVDGILNPGSPMIGAAAYTNNFAGATSTTLFVIDHNTDKLYQQNPPNNGTLVETGSLGINITNANGFDIGSMSQKAYLLATVGTSTKIYSINTSTGAATSVSDFPNAVRGFTVGLGF; encoded by the coding sequence ATGAGAAAATTACTACATTTATGTACCGTACTGTTCAGCATTTCCATTTTATTTTCATGTAATAATTCTGAAGATATGATGTCACCCGTAGAAATGTCAGTACAGGGACCAGATCTTATGGCATACGGACTTACATCGAGTAACGAACTGGTGTCTTTTAATTCCAACAATCCCAAGGTATTTATTTCTAAAACAGCAGTAACCGGCGTGATTGCAGGAGAAAAACTGATGAGTATAGATTTCAGACCTGCAACAGGGGAACTTTACGCTTTATCAAGCGCAAGCAAACTATATGTCATCAACACTTCAAACGCTTCTGCAAGAGCGGTAAGTACCACTGCATTTTCACCTACAGTTTCAGGGACTATTGCTTCTATAGATTTTAATCCTACCGTGGACAGAATTCGTTTAGTAAGCAATACCGGACAAAACTTAAGGCTTCATCCCGAAACAGGAGCAGTTGCTGCTACCGATATGAATATCAATGGAGGCGGAACTCCTTCTGTAGCAGGAATAGCTTACACCAACAGCAAATCAGGAGCTGCAAGCACTGTTTTGTATGATATTGATATGGCTTCAGGAAAATTATTTAAGCAAGATCCTCCCAACAACGGGACATTGGTAGAAGTAGGAAGCCTGGGAACTACTTTTACAGGACAGGCAGCTTTTGATATCAAATACGATAATAGCGTGGCCTTATTAGCTTTAAATAATAATTTGCATGTACTGGATCTAAACAGTGGTAAAGCCACTGCTGTCGGAATGCTACAGCAACAAATCATTGACCTTGCTATTCCTACCGAACCTGTTGCTTACGCAGTGGATAATTCCAATAATCTGCAGATCTTCAATCCTAATAATCCGATGCCGGTTTCAAAGGCAATTACAGGACTTCAAAGTGGTGAAAATATTCTGGGAATAGATTTCAGACCTGTAAACGGGCAACTTTACGCTTTAGGAAGCTCAAGCAGACTATATATAATTAATTTAGGAACCGGAGCTGCAACAGCTGTGGGAACTTCTCCTTTTGCAACTTTATTGGCAGGAACAGATTTCGGATTTGACTTCAATCCTACGGTAGACAAAATAAGAGTAGTTAGCAACACAGGACAAAATTTACGTCTTGATCCTGTAACAGGTGGAATTACTGCAGTAGACGGTATTCTAAACCCGGGAAGTCCCATGATTGGAGCAGCAGCTTACACTAATAATTTCGCAGGAGCTACTTCAACAACTTTGTTTGTTATTGATCATAATACTGATAAATTATATCAGCAAAACCCACCTAATAACGGAACTTTGGTAGAAACAGGTTCTTTGGGCATCAATATTACCAACGCCAATGGTTTCGACATCGGAAGCATGAGCCAAAAAGCTTATTTGCTTGCAACAGTAGGAACCTCAACAAAAATTTACAGCATTAATACTTCAACGGGAGCAGCAACATCAGTTTCTGATTTCCCGAATGCCGTGAGAGGTTTTACAGTGGGATTAGGATTCTAA
- a CDS encoding CusA/CzcA family heavy metal efflux RND transporter — protein sequence MNKFIKNIIAFSLKNKAFTFIWVAVLAVAGFISFKNMPIEAFPDVTNTQIVIITQWNGRSAEEVERFVTTPIELAMSPVQKKTSVRSTTMFGLSIVKILFDDGVDDTFARNQVNNQLRTVSLPDAVDPEVQPPYGPTGEIFRYTLESKKKDSRELLTLQNWVIDRALRGVPGVADINVFGGQDKVFELSIDPRALDKYNLTPLQVYDAVTKSNLNVGGDVIEKNGQAYVVRGIGLVKSVADIGNITIQNDSGNPVLVKNVAEVHESSMPRVGQAGLNNHEDTVEGIVVMRKGENPREVLVGVKAKIKELNEKILPKDVKMVTFYDRDNLMDFTTHTVMHNLIEGIVLVTVIVLIFMADWRTTLIVSIIIPLSLLFAFLCLKLAGMSANLLSLGAVDFGIIIDGAVVMVEGLFVMLDHKAHKYGEERFNKLAKGGWIKQTGTGLGKAIFFSKLIIITSLIPIFSFQKVEGKMFSPLAFTLGFALMGALIFTLTLVPVLSHLLLNKNVKEKNNPFVNFWDRIVLKGFNYTFKHKRMSLIVAISFLAVTLFSGKFLGTEFLPQLNEGSLWITAEMPMSSSLKESLKTADLLKKDIMSFSEVTDVLAQTGRSNDGTDPNGFGFVQFAVNLKPKEEWKRKITYEELIEEIDKKLRTYQGITFNYSQPISDNVAEAVAGFKAENGIKIYGDNLETLDRLAEEVLKQIKDVDGVKDPGIIKNIGQPEVSVVLDRDKMAAYGVMPADAQAVLEMAFGGKTASEMFDGERKFPIRLRYSQQYRKDENDIAALMVPTQDGAKIPLKEISTIIKDNGAAFIYRDDIKRYIGVKFSIRDRDLGGTIADAQKKVAKIELPDGYSIGWTGQFENQQRASKRLTQVVPISILGIFFLLFILFGNMKDSLLVLANVPFALIGGIIALHVTGINFGISAGVGMIALLGICIQNGVILITEFHQNVKSGLSLDESILNGVKSRTRPVIMTALMASIGLMPAALSTGIGSESQKPLAIVIIGGLITATVLTLLIFPIIFWIFNRTKRSQQI from the coding sequence ATGAATAAATTCATTAAAAATATAATTGCTTTTTCGTTAAAAAATAAAGCATTTACCTTTATTTGGGTAGCAGTTTTGGCGGTTGCAGGATTTATAAGTTTCAAAAATATGCCTATTGAAGCTTTTCCGGACGTTACCAATACCCAGATTGTTATCATTACTCAATGGAACGGACGAAGTGCAGAGGAAGTAGAGCGTTTTGTGACGACTCCCATCGAATTGGCGATGAGCCCTGTTCAGAAGAAAACCAGCGTGAGAAGTACCACGATGTTTGGACTTTCCATTGTCAAAATTCTTTTTGATGATGGTGTGGATGATACTTTTGCACGAAATCAGGTGAATAATCAATTACGGACAGTCAGCCTTCCGGATGCGGTGGATCCGGAAGTTCAGCCACCTTATGGACCAACCGGGGAAATTTTCCGGTATACTTTGGAAAGCAAGAAGAAAGATTCCCGTGAATTATTGACTCTTCAAAACTGGGTAATCGACAGAGCTTTGAGAGGTGTTCCGGGCGTTGCTGATATCAATGTTTTCGGGGGGCAGGATAAAGTTTTTGAATTGAGTATTGATCCGAGAGCTTTGGATAAATATAATTTAACACCGCTTCAGGTTTACGATGCAGTTACTAAAAGTAATTTAAATGTCGGTGGAGATGTGATCGAAAAAAACGGACAGGCTTATGTTGTTCGTGGAATCGGTCTGGTGAAATCCGTTGCTGATATTGGAAATATTACCATACAAAATGACAGTGGAAACCCGGTTTTGGTAAAAAATGTGGCCGAAGTTCACGAAAGTTCGATGCCTAGAGTAGGGCAGGCGGGATTGAATAATCATGAAGATACCGTTGAAGGAATTGTCGTGATGCGAAAAGGCGAAAATCCACGTGAAGTTTTAGTGGGAGTGAAAGCTAAAATTAAAGAGCTTAATGAAAAGATCCTTCCTAAAGATGTAAAAATGGTTACGTTCTATGATCGTGACAATCTGATGGATTTCACAACGCATACGGTAATGCACAACCTTATTGAAGGAATTGTTTTAGTTACCGTAATCGTTTTAATTTTTATGGCAGACTGGAGGACTACTCTAATTGTTTCCATCATCATTCCGCTATCTCTCTTATTTGCATTTTTATGTCTAAAATTAGCCGGAATGAGTGCCAATTTATTATCTCTTGGAGCAGTAGATTTCGGGATCATTATTGACGGGGCCGTCGTCATGGTGGAGGGACTATTTGTAATGCTCGACCACAAAGCTCATAAATACGGAGAAGAACGATTTAATAAATTGGCCAAAGGAGGATGGATCAAACAGACAGGAACAGGATTGGGAAAAGCTATTTTCTTTTCAAAATTAATTATTATTACTTCCTTGATTCCGATTTTCTCATTCCAGAAAGTGGAAGGGAAAATGTTCTCACCATTAGCATTTACGTTAGGTTTTGCTTTGATGGGAGCTTTGATTTTCACTCTGACATTAGTTCCGGTTCTTTCACATCTCCTTTTAAATAAGAATGTTAAAGAAAAAAACAATCCTTTTGTGAATTTCTGGGACAGAATCGTTTTGAAAGGTTTTAATTATACCTTTAAACACAAAAGGATGAGTTTAATTGTCGCCATATCCTTTTTGGCAGTGACGTTATTCTCAGGGAAATTCTTAGGAACAGAATTTTTACCCCAGCTAAATGAAGGTTCTCTTTGGATTACGGCAGAAATGCCAATGAGTTCGTCATTAAAAGAATCTTTAAAAACAGCAGATCTTCTTAAAAAAGATATTATGAGCTTCTCGGAAGTAACGGATGTTCTTGCGCAAACAGGACGAAGTAATGATGGTACCGATCCCAATGGTTTTGGATTTGTACAGTTTGCAGTAAATCTTAAACCTAAAGAAGAATGGAAACGGAAAATCACCTATGAAGAGCTGATTGAAGAAATCGATAAGAAATTGAGAACGTATCAAGGAATTACCTTTAACTATTCCCAGCCGATTTCTGACAATGTTGCTGAAGCAGTGGCTGGGTTTAAAGCAGAAAACGGAATTAAAATTTATGGGGATAACCTGGAAACATTGGATAGATTGGCGGAGGAAGTTTTAAAACAAATCAAGGATGTAGATGGGGTAAAAGATCCGGGAATCATCAAAAATATTGGTCAGCCGGAAGTAAGTGTAGTCCTTGATAGAGATAAAATGGCGGCTTACGGAGTAATGCCTGCAGATGCACAGGCGGTTTTGGAAATGGCTTTTGGAGGAAAAACGGCTTCGGAAATGTTTGATGGAGAAAGAAAATTCCCGATTCGTCTTCGCTATTCACAGCAATACAGAAAAGATGAAAATGATATTGCAGCATTAATGGTTCCTACTCAGGATGGTGCTAAAATTCCTTTAAAAGAAATCAGTACCATTATTAAAGATAACGGAGCGGCGTTTATTTATCGTGATGATATTAAAAGATATATTGGAGTGAAATTCTCTATCCGAGACCGCGATTTGGGAGGTACAATTGCAGATGCTCAGAAAAAAGTGGCTAAAATTGAGCTTCCGGATGGCTATTCCATAGGATGGACCGGTCAGTTTGAAAATCAGCAAAGAGCATCAAAAAGATTGACTCAGGTGGTTCCGATCAGTATTTTAGGAATTTTCTTTCTGCTATTCATTCTTTTCGGAAATATGAAAGATTCCCTTTTGGTATTGGCCAATGTACCATTTGCTTTGATCGGAGGAATTATTGCTCTGCATGTGACAGGAATTAATTTTGGAATCTCAGCGGGAGTAGGGATGATTGCTCTTCTTGGAATCTGTATTCAAAATGGGGTGATTCTGATTACGGAATTCCATCAGAATGTCAAGAGCGGACTGAGTCTTGATGAGTCCATATTAAATGGTGTAAAATCCAGAACACGTCCGGTAATCATGACGGCTTTAATGGCATCGATTGGATTAATGCCTGCAGCGTTGTCAACAGGTATCGGTTCGGAGTCTCAGAAGCCATTAGCAATCGTAATTATCGGAGGATTAATCACGGCAACTGTTTTAACGCTGTTAATTTTCCCGATTATCTTCTGGATCTTTAACAGAACCAAAAGATCACAACAGATCTAA
- a CDS encoding efflux RND transporter periplasmic adaptor subunit translates to MKNYIIPVMIALSVLSCSKKEEVVKQQAKKGFELSNTMLQSISLAKVEKRYIQDDYNFYGKISADKNSYIDVYPLVGGNVLSVNAELGDHVTKGQVLATIRSTELAEVQKDVSDAKTDLVVAQNNLRVAKEMYEGKLNTERDVLEAKSQLQKAQDQLQRASAVSTVYNVKKGNIYSVLAPISGYIVQKNINKDMQLRSDRSDNIFDVANTNNVWAIMNVNESDIDKISLGMKAQVSTLSYPDKVFDGKIDKIFKIIDPQTNAMQARVVLDNQNGLLIPDSKATIKVTSSENSMALTVPSKAVIFDDNRSFVVIYKSRTDVKVKEVKVLKQVGDITYISEGLSEGEQVITNNQLLIYRSLNS, encoded by the coding sequence ATGAAAAATTATATAATTCCGGTAATGATAGCTTTGTCAGTTTTATCTTGCTCCAAAAAAGAGGAAGTGGTAAAGCAGCAGGCAAAAAAAGGTTTTGAACTGAGCAACACCATGCTTCAATCGATTTCTTTAGCTAAAGTTGAAAAACGATATATTCAAGACGACTATAATTTCTACGGAAAAATTTCGGCGGATAAAAATAGTTATATTGACGTTTATCCACTGGTTGGAGGAAACGTTTTGAGTGTAAATGCAGAATTGGGAGATCATGTGACGAAAGGTCAGGTTCTGGCGACTATCAGAAGTACCGAATTAGCAGAAGTTCAGAAAGACGTGAGCGATGCAAAAACGGATTTGGTGGTTGCTCAAAATAACCTTCGTGTTGCCAAGGAAATGTATGAAGGGAAACTGAATACCGAGAGAGATGTACTGGAAGCTAAAAGTCAGCTGCAAAAAGCACAGGACCAGTTGCAGAGAGCAAGTGCGGTAAGTACGGTTTATAATGTGAAGAAGGGTAATATTTACAGTGTGCTTGCCCCGATCAGCGGATATATTGTTCAGAAGAATATTAACAAAGATATGCAGCTGAGAAGTGACAGAAGTGATAATATTTTCGATGTGGCCAATACCAACAACGTTTGGGCCATTATGAATGTCAACGAATCTGATATTGATAAAATCAGTCTTGGAATGAAAGCTCAGGTTTCTACTTTGTCTTATCCGGATAAAGTTTTTGACGGAAAAATTGATAAAATTTTCAAGATTATCGATCCGCAAACCAATGCCATGCAGGCCAGAGTAGTATTGGATAACCAAAACGGATTGCTTATTCCTGACAGTAAAGCGACGATAAAAGTGACCAGTTCGGAAAACAGTATGGCGCTCACTGTTCCTTCAAAAGCAGTAATTTTTGATGATAACAGAAGTTTTGTGGTGATCTACAAATCCAGAACGGATGTAAAGGTTAAAGAAGTAAAAGTTTTAAAACAGGTTGGTGATATTACCTATATTTCCGAAGGTTTGTCTGAAGGAGAACAGGTAATTACCAATAATCAATTGCTGATTTACCGCTCTTTGAATAGTTAA
- a CDS encoding TolC family protein: MNKFAGLFIVISSFMAAQQKMSLQDCEKAFQENNLQLLAEQYNINMADADILQAKIWELPQLSGQINAYNPENRKIFDAGQSKGAQVTQLIYMGGKKKNEIAFAKSSKELAQLQFSQLLVDLRSQLRSAYFDLYYEKLKLENTNKQLGYMNDLLAAYKVQSAKGNVSLKDEVRLQSIVIQLNNDKIGINKNILGFEQTLKVLTGVTDDIEPELSDSEAKDILAAQPFGDETELQKKALENNADYQYNLKLIDNSKLYAQWQKSLNVPDLNLGAGWDQNGGTFKNEVNLLVGIPLPLWKSNKGNVEKANFAIQQNQKNADFQKLNLETKVQAAYKTWKSQYDQLAQIKSDDLNNMELVYNGMLNNFRKGNVSLIEFADFMDSYRQTALQIYDMKNEIIQSAEQLNQLVQTKIFY; this comes from the coding sequence ATGAACAAATTTGCAGGACTGTTCATCGTCATTTCCTCATTCATGGCGGCACAACAGAAAATGTCTCTTCAGGACTGTGAAAAAGCTTTTCAGGAGAACAATTTACAACTGCTTGCGGAACAGTATAATATTAACATGGCCGATGCAGATATTTTGCAGGCCAAAATCTGGGAGCTTCCGCAGCTGAGCGGACAAATTAATGCGTACAATCCTGAAAACAGGAAAATTTTTGATGCTGGACAATCAAAAGGAGCTCAGGTAACACAGCTGATCTACATGGGGGGCAAAAAGAAAAATGAAATTGCCTTTGCAAAATCCAGTAAAGAGCTTGCACAGCTTCAGTTTTCCCAACTTCTGGTAGATTTACGATCTCAGCTTCGTTCCGCTTATTTCGATCTTTATTACGAAAAATTAAAACTTGAAAATACCAATAAGCAGCTTGGGTATATGAACGACCTTTTAGCAGCTTATAAAGTGCAGTCAGCAAAAGGAAATGTCTCTTTGAAAGATGAAGTAAGACTTCAGAGTATCGTGATACAGCTGAACAATGACAAAATAGGCATCAATAAAAATATTCTTGGGTTTGAACAGACTTTAAAAGTTCTGACAGGGGTTACAGATGATATAGAGCCCGAACTTTCGGATTCGGAAGCGAAAGATATTCTTGCAGCTCAGCCTTTTGGAGACGAAACCGAATTACAGAAAAAAGCATTGGAGAATAATGCGGATTATCAATATAATTTAAAATTAATAGACAACAGCAAGTTGTATGCTCAATGGCAAAAATCACTGAATGTTCCGGATCTTAATCTAGGTGCAGGATGGGACCAGAACGGAGGAACTTTTAAAAATGAAGTGAATCTCTTGGTAGGAATTCCCTTGCCGTTGTGGAAATCCAATAAAGGAAATGTTGAGAAAGCCAATTTTGCCATTCAGCAAAACCAGAAAAATGCAGATTTTCAGAAATTAAATCTTGAAACTAAAGTTCAGGCGGCTTATAAAACCTGGAAATCACAATACGATCAGCTGGCACAAATTAAATCTGATGATCTTAATAACATGGAATTGGTATATAACGGAATGCTGAACAATTTCAGAAAAGGAAATGTGAGCCTTATCGAGTTTGCGGATTTCATGGACAGCTACAGGCAAACGGCTCTTCAGATCTATGATATGAAAAACGAAATCATACAGTCGGCGGAACAATTGAATCAACTAGTACAAACGAAAATCTTCTATTAA